Proteins from a single region of Sneathiella aquimaris:
- the mnmE gene encoding tRNA uridine-5-carboxymethylaminomethyl(34) synthesis GTPase MnmE, with amino-acid sequence MSQETIYALASGRGRAGVAVIRLSGPDAFTALAALTEGALPPVRQATVRSLYSLDKAFRIDQALVILFKGPASFTGEDVVEIHLHGGPALISATFDQFANLTNLRSAEPGEFTRRAFEHGKLDLTEAEGLGDLVNAETHAQHQQALRQMRGELGEIYTNWRQDLISNLAHLEADIDFPDEDLPEGVAGAIRPKIKQLESEITAHLQDGKRGEKIREGLDVVILGAPNVGKSSLLNKLARREAAIVSDQAGTTRDVVDVHMDLAGYPVTIADTAGIREASDSVEQEGVRRARARAELADIRIFMTSAGDPPVEESDFADLVEENSFFIINKMDTVSGDKPPQIGRVFPVSVKQEEGLDPFLEALEQEVVQQLDVSGAPSLTRQRHREALEECVQCLQRFAVAPDPELAAEDVRLAARALGRITGRVDVEDVLDVVFGDFCIGK; translated from the coding sequence ATGTCACAGGAGACGATCTATGCTTTGGCCAGTGGTCGGGGCAGGGCCGGTGTTGCCGTCATCCGTCTGTCGGGACCGGATGCATTTACTGCTTTGGCAGCGTTGACAGAAGGCGCTTTGCCGCCGGTTCGACAAGCTACGGTGCGAAGTCTTTACAGTTTGGATAAGGCCTTTCGAATTGATCAGGCGTTGGTAATCCTGTTTAAAGGACCCGCCAGTTTTACCGGAGAAGATGTTGTCGAGATACACCTGCATGGCGGACCTGCGCTGATTTCTGCAACATTTGACCAGTTTGCCAACCTAACCAATTTGCGGTCTGCAGAACCTGGGGAATTTACCCGTCGGGCTTTTGAACATGGAAAGCTCGATTTAACCGAGGCAGAAGGACTTGGGGATCTGGTTAATGCCGAAACCCACGCCCAGCATCAACAGGCATTGCGTCAGATGCGTGGTGAATTGGGGGAAATTTATACAAACTGGCGGCAGGACCTGATTTCCAACCTGGCTCATTTAGAGGCCGATATTGATTTTCCGGATGAAGACCTGCCAGAAGGAGTCGCCGGTGCCATTCGTCCTAAAATTAAGCAGTTGGAGAGTGAGATTACAGCCCATCTTCAGGATGGCAAACGGGGTGAAAAGATACGAGAAGGTCTGGATGTTGTTATTCTCGGCGCGCCTAATGTCGGAAAATCCAGTTTATTAAACAAATTGGCCCGGCGGGAAGCGGCAATCGTCTCTGATCAGGCCGGTACAACACGGGATGTGGTTGATGTTCATATGGATCTTGCAGGTTACCCTGTAACCATCGCGGACACCGCCGGTATTCGGGAGGCATCGGACAGTGTGGAGCAGGAGGGCGTCCGGCGGGCGCGGGCGCGGGCTGAACTTGCAGATATCAGGATATTTATGACAAGTGCAGGGGATCCACCCGTTGAAGAGAGCGACTTTGCTGATCTTGTAGAAGAGAACAGTTTTTTCATTATCAACAAGATGGATACTGTATCGGGCGATAAACCCCCGCAGATCGGGCGAGTTTTTCCCGTCTCTGTAAAGCAGGAGGAAGGTCTGGATCCTTTTTTGGAAGCTCTCGAACAGGAAGTGGTTCAACAACTCGATGTCTCCGGGGCACCGTCCCTGACCCGTCAACGGCATAGAGAGGCGTTGGAAGAGTGTGTTCAGTGTTTGCAGCGATTTGCAGTTGCGCCAGACCCGGAACTCGCGGCCGAGGATGTAAGACTTGCTGCGCGGGCACTGGGACGAATCACGGGGCGTGTGGATGTGGAAGACGTTCTGGATGTCGTTTTTGGTGATTTCTGTATTGGAAAATAA
- a CDS encoding DUF6489 family protein: MKIKLDIDCTPQEARTFFGLPDVEKMQEAMMKEIQDKMLEGVKTLDAESMMKTWMPTGMKNLDQMQNMFWSSFTGGSDKDSKE; the protein is encoded by the coding sequence ATGAAGATAAAACTTGATATTGATTGTACGCCACAGGAAGCAAGAACATTTTTTGGTCTTCCGGATGTGGAAAAAATGCAGGAAGCGATGATGAAGGAAATTCAGGATAAAATGCTGGAAGGCGTGAAAACGCTGGACGCGGAAAGCATGATGAAAACCTGGATGCCCACTGGCATGAAGAATTTGGATCAGATGCAAAATATGTTTTGGTCTTCGTTCACCGGTGGCAGCGATAAAGATAGTAAAGAATAG